A single genomic interval of Rhodopseudomonas palustris harbors:
- a CDS encoding globin domain-containing protein has product MSPLATLSPADIHRVRTSFDLMWPRSTEMADQFYARLFEIAPDSRTLFRSDMTRMKDKFIQTLAVLVGSLDNLTGLYAVAGKLAVDHVRYGVRPDHYAPVGEALLWSLGQQLAGFWNDDVEQAWRRVYAVISARMIGAAYPDHRQG; this is encoded by the coding sequence ATGAGCCCGCTCGCGACCCTCAGTCCCGCCGACATCCACCGGGTGCGGACCTCGTTCGATCTGATGTGGCCGCGCTCGACCGAAATGGCCGATCAGTTCTACGCCCGGCTGTTCGAGATCGCGCCGGACAGCCGGACGCTGTTTCGCAGCGACATGACCCGGATGAAGGATAAGTTCATCCAGACGCTGGCGGTGCTGGTCGGCAGCCTCGACAACCTCACCGGGCTGTACGCGGTCGCCGGTAAGCTGGCGGTCGATCATGTCCGCTACGGCGTCCGTCCTGATCACTACGCGCCGGTCGGCGAAGCGCTGCTATGGAGCCTCGGCCAGCAGCTCGCCGGGTTCTGGAACGACGACGTCGAGCAGGCCTGGCGCAGGGTCTATGCGGTGATCTCGGCGCGGATGATCGGCGCCGCCTATCCGGATCACCGCCAGGGCTGA
- a CDS encoding globin family protein: MTPQAIALVQQSFARLTPISDETATLFYERLFATAPELRPLFHGDMRRQGKKLMSTLNVVVTGLTDLATILPATGRLARLHIAYGVSAAHYTPFGAALLWTLERELGSDWTPELAEAWRDAYAMLSETMLAAAYGDNAPS, from the coding sequence ATGACGCCGCAGGCGATCGCATTGGTGCAACAGAGCTTCGCACGGCTGACGCCGATCTCGGACGAGACCGCGACGCTGTTCTACGAGCGGCTGTTCGCGACCGCGCCGGAGCTGCGGCCGCTGTTTCATGGCGACATGCGCCGGCAGGGCAAGAAGCTGATGAGCACGCTGAACGTGGTGGTGACCGGGCTGACCGATCTCGCCACCATCCTGCCGGCCACGGGGCGGCTGGCGCGGTTGCACATCGCCTATGGCGTCAGCGCCGCGCACTACACGCCGTTCGGCGCGGCGCTGCTGTGGACGCTGGAGCGGGAGCTCGGTTCGGACTGGACGCCGGAGCTGGCCGAAGCCTGGCGCGACGCCTACGCGATGCTTTCGGAGACGATGCTGGCGGCGGCTTACGGCGACAACGCGCCGAGCTGA